A single window of Electrophorus electricus isolate fEleEle1 chromosome 16, fEleEle1.pri, whole genome shotgun sequence DNA harbors:
- the pspc1 gene encoding paraspeckle component 1 isoform X2, producing MANRNLKQVNIQNSSPSPKPQNPKRNPDSPSVDRTQKMEGASPSPKVTSPLPDAESSSEPREMTLDLKSFRRPGEKTFTQRCRLFVGNLPTDITEEDFRKLFVKYGDANEVFINRDRGFGFIRLETRTLAEIAKAELDGTVLRNRPIRVRFATHGAALTVRNLSPVVTNELLEQAFLQFGPVERAVVVVDDRGRPTGKGIVEFANKPAARKALDRCADGALLLTTSPRPVIVEPTEQLDDEDGLPEKLLQKSAQYHKEREQSPRFAQPGTFEFEYSSRWKALDEMEKQQREQVKRNIQEAKEKLEAEMETAKHEHQLMMMRQDLMRRQEELRRLEELRNQELQKRKQIEMRHEEERRRREEEMMRHREQDDMRRQPDGFKPAFMDSREQEMRMNEMGARGAINMGEFCGLVQCVVEKTRGRR from the exons ATGGCGAACCGAAACCTCAAGCAGGTAAATATTCAAAACAGTTCTCCGTCTCCGAAGCCTCAAAATCCAAAGCGCAACCCCGACTCGCCGTCTGTGGACCGTACGCAAAAGATGGAGGGGGCATCGCCGTCACCTAAAGTAACAAGTCCGCTGCCAGATGCTGAAAGCAGCAGCGAGCCGCGAGAGATGACTTTGGACTTAAAGAGCTTCAGGAGACCCGGAGAAAAAACATTCACCCAGAGGTGCAGACTGTTTGTTGGCAATCTTCCTACCGACATCACGGAGGAAGACTTCAGAAAGCTCTTCGTCAAATATGGCGATGCTAACGAGGTGTTTATCAACCGAGACAGAGGATTTGGATTTATTCGACTG GAAACCAGGACACTGGCAGAGATCGCCAAGGCAGAGCTGGATGGCACGGTTCTGAGGAATCGGCCCATTCGCGTGCGTTTTGCTACACATGGGGCTGCGCTCACAGTTCGAAACCTCTCACCAGTCGTGACCAATGAGCTTCTAGAGCAGGCTTTCTTACAGTTTGGACCAGTAGAGAGGGCAGTTGTTGTGGTAGATGACCGTGGCAGACCCACAGGAAAGGGAATTGTGGAGTTTGCCAATAAGCCTGCTGCACGAAAGGCTCTCGATCGTTGTGCTGATGGAGCCCTTCTGCTCACTAC GTCTCCCCGTCCAGTTATTGTTGAACCAACAGAGCAGTTGGATGATGAAGATGGCCTTCCAGAAAAGCTGTTGCAGAAGTCAGCACAATATCACAA AGAACGGGAGCAGTCCCCACGCTTTGCCCAGCCAGGCACCTTTGAGTTTGAGTATTCATCTCGTTGGAAGGCCCTTGATGAAATGGAGaaacagcagagggagcaggTGAAGAGGAACATACAAGAAGCCAAAGAGAAACTGGAGGCTGAGATGGAGACAGCAAAACATGAGCACCAGCTCATGATGATGAGACAAG ATCTCATGAGGCGTCAAGAAGAGTTACGACGACTGGAGGAACTGAGAAACCAAGAACTGCAAAAGCGCAAGCAGATCGAGATGAG ACATGAGGAAGAGAGGCGGCGACGTGAGGAAGAAATGATGCGTCATAGAGAGCAAGATGACATGAGGCGACAGCCTGATGGTTTTAAACCTGCCTTTATGGATAGT
- the pspc1 gene encoding paraspeckle component 1 isoform X3 yields MANRNLKQVNIQNSSPSPKPQNPKRNPDSPSVDRTQKMEGASPSPKVTSPLPDAESSSEPREMTLDLKSFRRPGEKTFTQRCRLFVGNLPTDITEEDFRKLFVKYGDANEVFINRDRGFGFIRLETRTLAEIAKAELDGTVLRNRPIRVRFATHGAALTVRNLSPVVTNELLEQAFLQFGPVERAVVVVDDRGRPTGKGIVEFANKPAARKALDRCADGALLLTTSPRPVIVEPTEQLDDEDGLPEKLLQKSAQYHKEREQSPRFAQPGTFEFEYSSRWKALDEMEKQQREQVKRNIQEAKEKLEAEMETAKHEHQLMMMRQDLMRRQEELRRLEELRNQELQKRKQIEMRHEEERRRREEEMMRHREQDDMRRQPDGFKPAFMDSVWCWAIQQLLFLSG; encoded by the exons ATGGCGAACCGAAACCTCAAGCAGGTAAATATTCAAAACAGTTCTCCGTCTCCGAAGCCTCAAAATCCAAAGCGCAACCCCGACTCGCCGTCTGTGGACCGTACGCAAAAGATGGAGGGGGCATCGCCGTCACCTAAAGTAACAAGTCCGCTGCCAGATGCTGAAAGCAGCAGCGAGCCGCGAGAGATGACTTTGGACTTAAAGAGCTTCAGGAGACCCGGAGAAAAAACATTCACCCAGAGGTGCAGACTGTTTGTTGGCAATCTTCCTACCGACATCACGGAGGAAGACTTCAGAAAGCTCTTCGTCAAATATGGCGATGCTAACGAGGTGTTTATCAACCGAGACAGAGGATTTGGATTTATTCGACTG GAAACCAGGACACTGGCAGAGATCGCCAAGGCAGAGCTGGATGGCACGGTTCTGAGGAATCGGCCCATTCGCGTGCGTTTTGCTACACATGGGGCTGCGCTCACAGTTCGAAACCTCTCACCAGTCGTGACCAATGAGCTTCTAGAGCAGGCTTTCTTACAGTTTGGACCAGTAGAGAGGGCAGTTGTTGTGGTAGATGACCGTGGCAGACCCACAGGAAAGGGAATTGTGGAGTTTGCCAATAAGCCTGCTGCACGAAAGGCTCTCGATCGTTGTGCTGATGGAGCCCTTCTGCTCACTAC GTCTCCCCGTCCAGTTATTGTTGAACCAACAGAGCAGTTGGATGATGAAGATGGCCTTCCAGAAAAGCTGTTGCAGAAGTCAGCACAATATCACAA AGAACGGGAGCAGTCCCCACGCTTTGCCCAGCCAGGCACCTTTGAGTTTGAGTATTCATCTCGTTGGAAGGCCCTTGATGAAATGGAGaaacagcagagggagcaggTGAAGAGGAACATACAAGAAGCCAAAGAGAAACTGGAGGCTGAGATGGAGACAGCAAAACATGAGCACCAGCTCATGATGATGAGACAAG ATCTCATGAGGCGTCAAGAAGAGTTACGACGACTGGAGGAACTGAGAAACCAAGAACTGCAAAAGCGCAAGCAGATCGAGATGAG ACATGAGGAAGAGAGGCGGCGACGTGAGGAAGAAATGATGCGTCATAGAGAGCAAGATGACATGAGGCGACAGCCTGATGGTTTTAAACCTGCCTTTATGGATAGT gttTGGTGCTGGGCTATTCaacaacttttgtttttgtctggtTGA
- the pspc1 gene encoding paraspeckle component 1 isoform X4 — MANRNLKQVNIQNSSPSPKPQNPKRNPDSPSVDRTQKMEGASPSPKVTSPLPDAESSSEPREMTLDLKSFRRPGEKTFTQRCRLFVGNLPTDITEEDFRKLFVKYGDANEVFINRDRGFGFIRLETRTLAEIAKAELDGTVLRNRPIRVRFATHGAALTVRNLSPVVTNELLEQAFLQFGPVERAVVVVDDRGRPTGKGIVEFANKPAARKALDRCADGALLLTTSPRPVIVEPTEQLDDEDGLPEKLLQKSAQYHKEREQSPRFAQPGTFEFEYSSRWKALDEMEKQQREQVKRNIQEAKEKLEAEMETAKHEHQLMMMRQDLMRRQEELRRLEELRNQELQKRKQIEMRHEEERRRREEEMMRHREQDDMRRQPDGFKPAFMDSSSADWCSVW, encoded by the exons ATGGCGAACCGAAACCTCAAGCAGGTAAATATTCAAAACAGTTCTCCGTCTCCGAAGCCTCAAAATCCAAAGCGCAACCCCGACTCGCCGTCTGTGGACCGTACGCAAAAGATGGAGGGGGCATCGCCGTCACCTAAAGTAACAAGTCCGCTGCCAGATGCTGAAAGCAGCAGCGAGCCGCGAGAGATGACTTTGGACTTAAAGAGCTTCAGGAGACCCGGAGAAAAAACATTCACCCAGAGGTGCAGACTGTTTGTTGGCAATCTTCCTACCGACATCACGGAGGAAGACTTCAGAAAGCTCTTCGTCAAATATGGCGATGCTAACGAGGTGTTTATCAACCGAGACAGAGGATTTGGATTTATTCGACTG GAAACCAGGACACTGGCAGAGATCGCCAAGGCAGAGCTGGATGGCACGGTTCTGAGGAATCGGCCCATTCGCGTGCGTTTTGCTACACATGGGGCTGCGCTCACAGTTCGAAACCTCTCACCAGTCGTGACCAATGAGCTTCTAGAGCAGGCTTTCTTACAGTTTGGACCAGTAGAGAGGGCAGTTGTTGTGGTAGATGACCGTGGCAGACCCACAGGAAAGGGAATTGTGGAGTTTGCCAATAAGCCTGCTGCACGAAAGGCTCTCGATCGTTGTGCTGATGGAGCCCTTCTGCTCACTAC GTCTCCCCGTCCAGTTATTGTTGAACCAACAGAGCAGTTGGATGATGAAGATGGCCTTCCAGAAAAGCTGTTGCAGAAGTCAGCACAATATCACAA AGAACGGGAGCAGTCCCCACGCTTTGCCCAGCCAGGCACCTTTGAGTTTGAGTATTCATCTCGTTGGAAGGCCCTTGATGAAATGGAGaaacagcagagggagcaggTGAAGAGGAACATACAAGAAGCCAAAGAGAAACTGGAGGCTGAGATGGAGACAGCAAAACATGAGCACCAGCTCATGATGATGAGACAAG ATCTCATGAGGCGTCAAGAAGAGTTACGACGACTGGAGGAACTGAGAAACCAAGAACTGCAAAAGCGCAAGCAGATCGAGATGAG ACATGAGGAAGAGAGGCGGCGACGTGAGGAAGAAATGATGCGTCATAGAGAGCAAGATGACATGAGGCGACAGCCTGATGGTTTTAAACCTGCCTTTATGGATAGT